A genome region from Drosophila simulans strain w501 chromosome 2R, Prin_Dsim_3.1, whole genome shotgun sequence includes the following:
- the LOC6735557 gene encoding antigen 5 like allergen Cul n 1, whose protein sequence is MEYGRFQTIGCLLIILGMVSSQPLSWCDPDLCPDNTVHIACNNDGKFHESCSPDATMVDLKPYRRLIVDEHNKRRNYIASGSLPGYYPATRMATMVWDEELEYLATLNLKTCYLEHDDCHNSYRFRNLGQNLCGVDRRRNWDLNVTNLVEQSMGLWFGEHKLIDSSYITDFKLTKDLEKYGHFVETVLDRNTHVGCAMMRFTNPQYPFLYIYNTACNYASVYAIGVPVYNAGKPASECRTGSNPEYPALCSIKEQYNPNHNYY, encoded by the exons ATGGAGTACGGTAGATTCCAAACGATCGGTTGTCTGTTGATCATCCTGGGTATGGTCAGTTCTCAGCCCCTGTCTTGGTGTGATCCGGATTTATGTCCTGACAACACGGTGCACATAGCGTGTAATAACGATGGG AAATTCCATGAAAGCTGCTCCCCGGATGCCACTATGGTGGACCTGAAACCTTATCGCCGACTTATCGTGGATGAGCACAACAAGCGCAGGAACTACATTGCCTCTGGATCCTTGCCCGGCTACTATCCGGCCACCCGCATGGCCACCATGGTGTGGGATGAGGAGCTGGAGTACCTGGCCACGTTGAACCTGAAAACCTGTTACCTGGAGCACGACGACTGCCACAACAGCTACCGCTTCCGGAATCTGGGTCAGAATCTCTGCGGGGTCGATCGTCGGAGGAACTGGGACCTGAACGTGACCAATCTGGTGGAGCAGTCGATGGGCCTGTGGTTTGGAGAGCATAAACTCATCGACAGCAGTTACATTACCGATTTCAAGCTGACCAAAGATCT CGAAAAGTATGGACACTTTGTGGAAACCGTGCTGGACAGGAACACCCATGTGGGCTGTGCCATGATGCGCTTCACCAATCCGCAGTACCCCTTCCTCTACATCTACAACACCGCCTGCAACTATGCCAGTGTCTATGCCATCGGAGTTCCTGTTTACAATGCCGGAAAGCCCGCCTCTGAATGCCGGACGGGAAGTAATCCGGAGTACCCCGCCCTCTGTTCCATCAAGGAACAATACAATCCCAACCACAATTACTACTAG
- the LOC6735558 gene encoding antigen 5 like allergen Cul n 1 yields the protein MSPLICLAVLQLIFQLILAKDYSWCDPDLCGSGVRHIACRTTGNFHRRCQPDAVQVDVSRHKADFLHAHNKRRNFLALGKVPGYYPAARMATMVWDDELQYLSMLNTRTCKLDHDDCHNTYRYANSGQNLCAVWRPRSPHVNVTSLVEECLGLWFNEFDLIDSSFIDSFKVTPIFEDYGHFAEISVDKNFAVGCSIMRFTRPDYPSVYIYNFICNYASLYALGAPVYETGRAASRCTTGKSHFYPGLCSTREVYDPNW from the exons ATGTCGCCTTTGATCTGCCTGGCCGTACTCCAGCTGATTTTCCAGCTGATCCTGGCCAAGGATTATTCCTGGTGTGATCCAGATTTATGCGGCAGTGGAGTCAGACATATCGCGTGCCGAACAACTGGA AATTTCCACAGACGCTGCCAGCCAGATGCAGTCCAAGTGGATGTAAGCCGGCACAAGGCGGACTTCTTGCATGCCCACAATAAGAGGAGGAACTTCCTGGCTCTCGGAAAAGTACCAGGATATTATCCTGCCGCCAGAATGGCCACAATG GTGTGGGACGACGAGCTGCAGTACCTGTCCATGCTGAATACCCGCACCTGTAAGCTGGACCACGATGATTGCCACAACACCTACCGGTACGCCAACTCGGGCCAGAATCTGTGTGCCGTGTGGCGTCCGCGGAGTCCACATGTGAATGTGACCAGCTTGGTGGAGGAGTGTCTGGGTCTCTGGTTCAAcgaattcgatttgattgACAGCAGCTTCATCGATTCCTTTAAAGTCACACCCATATT TGAGGACTATGGACACTTTGCCGAGATAAGTGTGGACAAGAACTTCGCGGTGGGCTGCTCCATCATGAGATTCACTCGACCCGACTATCCATCCGTGTATATCTACAACTTCATCTGCAACTATGCCTCACTCTACGCCCTGGGTGCTCCAGTTTATGAGACTGGACGAGCGGCCTCCCGTTGCACCACGGGCAAGAGCCACTTCTATCCGGGATTATGTTCCACCCGCGAGGTGTACGATCCCAATTGGTAA